A single Primulina eburnea isolate SZY01 chromosome 11, ASM2296580v1, whole genome shotgun sequence DNA region contains:
- the LOC140805544 gene encoding uncharacterized protein, whose protein sequence is MSVVEYTSKFNSLETYSPTIMADDTLKMHQFKRGLSSHIHLGLAVYQPTSFADLMGAAIRAETDIKRWEDEKKNNRPLSGQSFQGKQSFKRPNQSSGSFMGASCSPTYQEAKRCPICHSHHPGEFRRKSGPCFTRGKLGHIIADCPEHKKGIGSNADATLNNLKENKPKARVFSITQEVAHDSNDVVAGIIIINDMSDYVLFDCGATHSLISKRFIKKLRLIPEILVEPFRVTTLTSKTIETHRMHIYCKIYINENLFQAELIQLDMVEFDAILGMNWISKNHALAEA, encoded by the coding sequence ATGTCTGTGGTGGAGTATACTTcaaagttcaactctcttgagACCTATTCCCCCACTATTATGGCTGATGATACCTTGAAGATGCACCAGTTCAAGCGTGGTTTGAGTAGCCATATTCACTTAGGTTTAGCAGTTTACCAACCCACGAGCTTTGCTGATCTAATGGGCGCAGCAATAAGAGCCGAGACAGACATCAAACGCTGGGAGGACGAGAAAAAGAATAATCGACCTCTTTCTGGGCAATCTTTTCAAGGGAAACAATCATTCAAAAGACCAAATCAGTCCAGTGGGTCATTCATGGGAGCTTCGTGCAGTCCAACCTATCAAGAGGCCAAGAGGTGTCCCATTTGCCATAGCCACCATCCTGGGGAATTTCGTAGAAAGTCTGGTCCATGCTTTACTCGTGGGAAGCTGGGACACATAATTGCTGATTGTCCTGAACATAAGAAGGGGATAGGGTCAAATGCCGACGCTACCCTCAACAACCTGAAGGAAAATAAGCCTAAAGCTCGTGTGTTTTCAATAACTCAGGAAGTGGCCCATGACTCAaacgatgtcgtggcaggtatcATTATAATCAATGACATGTCAGATTATGTattgtttgattgtggtgccacTCATTCGCTCATATCTAAAAGGTTCATTAAGAAATTAAGGCTTATACCTGAGATACTTGTTGAACCCTTTAGAGTAACAACTCTCACTAGTAAGACAATTGAAACACATAGGATGCACATATATTGTAAGATCTATATCAATGAGAATCTATTTCAAGCCGAATTGATTCAACTAGACATGGTGGAATTCGACGCCATTCTAGGAATGAATTGGATATCGAAGAATCATGCATTAGCAGAGGCATAA